The DNA sequence ATTTCAGAGGAACCATCATCTCGATGGTGGGACACTTCCATAAAAGTGGAATGGAAATCTACCTGTCCCCTGGAAGTCTCATCCTCCGAATAAAACTCGCCGAACATGTCTCCTGTCTTCCCCATTTTGTGCATTGCACTTTCCGAAGACGCACTTGTTTGCTCTTTAATCAGGAAAAATTCTGTCAGCATTTTATTGATTTCCATTCCCCTTGGCGAAATTTATTCGTGTTGTTGCTCTCATAATGCAACGTGAGTGCCAATTGGTCAGAGGTGGCCTACCCGCATATGAGAAGCAGACCCTTCAGATCGTCAAAGTCGTTTTAACACACTGTAATAACGATTAATATCTCCACATCACCCGTATTTGAATTCTTTGCACCTGGGATATTTGACCGGACTCTGGTAAACCCTGGAGCCTCCTTGCGGCAAAAGATGCCCTTTTGAGGGTAAACTTTTGCCGGATCAAAAATGGACCTTTCTTTGGGCTGGATCGTGCACGCCAGGATTGCGAAGGGGGGGGCATGTCAGACGTGTAAAGAGGGCGTGCTTTGGGACTTTCCCGTGCTGCAGTAGATCGATATCCACATAAGGGGTACCGACAGTCGTTCTATGGACCAGGCAGAAGGGAAGATTGGATTATTGAGGCTGTTTTCTCAGATTGAACCCGCTGACTGCAATTTCGCTCATGAGGATCTGTTCTTTTCGGTCCAGTTCTCTCCTGTATGTTTCCAGTTCCTTTTCTTTCAGTCTATCCAGGATCTTTCGGTCCTTCATGGCTTCAACCAGCGCGCTCATTTTTTGACGAAGTTGATTTTTTAATTCAATAATTCTGTGGATGTTTCGATCTCGGTCTATTGAGATTTGTTTGATGTATCTATCATACAATATAATATCCGAAACCATGACTCCGGCCTTCTGTTTCTCCTGAAGCGCTTCCAGATTCTGCATGATGACCTTCTCACGCCTCGCCAGCTTTTCTTCCTCCAGAAGGAGTTCCTTCTTGCATTTAGCAAATTCCTTCTGCAATGCGTCTTCCATGTGCTTTCGATGGGTCAAAACGGTTTCTAAACTGAATCTGTACATGCTGGCCTGGAATTGGAGGGATGTCGAGGTTTCTGTTGTCTATCTTGATAAGTAGAAACGCCTGTTTCCGAATCGCTCATGACGAATTTTCAAACATGGTGCACAGTTTCTGAATACTATCCTCAAATCTTTCCCTTTCCTCTATACCCTGTCTCAAGTACCCATTTGCCTGATCGATCATTTTTATTGCATAATCGATCTTGGGGTTGCTGCCCGCAGCATATGCGCCGATGTTTATAAGATCCTCGGCCTTCCGATAGGTGGCCAGAACTTCCTTCAGACGGGCGACCGACTCCTTGTGTGCTTTGCTTGAGATATCGCCCATCAACCTGCTCACGCTGTTCAAGATGTCGATGGCGGGATAATGGTTTTGTGCAGCGAGATCCCGTGACAGGACGATATGCCCGTCCAGGATGGCCCTGACAGCATCCGCAACAGGCTCATTCATGTCGTCTCCTTCAACCAGGACCGTATACAGACCCGTAATGGTACCGGAACCGGAACATGTTCCTGCCCTTTCCAGGATCTGAGGCAACAAGGTAAAAACAGACGGGGTGTAGCCTTTGGTGGTGGGCGGCTCTCCAACGGCGAGGCCCACTTCTCTTTGGGCCATGGCAAACCGGGTGACCGAATCCGTCATAAGGATCACGTGCTTCCCCATATCCCGGAAATATTCAGCGATGGTTGTGGCCACAAAAATTCCTCGCATCCTTACAAGGGGCGGGCTATCGGATGTGGCGACGACAACCACGGATCTTTTCAGGCCTTCTTTCCCAAGTTCCCTCTGGATAAATTCATTCAGTTCTCTCCCTCTTTCTCCGATCAATGCAATGACGTTCACATCCGCACTGGTATTCCGGGCGATCATCCCCAGCAGCACGCTCTTCCCAACGCCGGACCCTGCAAAAATACCCATCCTCTGGCCGCACCCGATGGTCAGGGCGCCATTTATCGCCCGGATCCCAAGATCCAATGGCTGACGAATCCGTTTCCTCAAAAATGGATTCATCGGTTTTGCATAGATGGGGTACATGGCCTTTGTCGCAACAGGACCTCTGTTATCGATGGGATTGCCGAGCCCATCAACAATCCTTCCCAGGAAACCCTCGCCCACGCCGATTACGGCCTGTTGTTCTCTGGCGACCACGCGACCCCCTGGCGCAATTCCTCGGATATCGCCAAAGGGCATTAAGAGGACCCGATTTTCTCTGAACCCTACAACCTCAGCCTTGACTTTAAGAGCGTTTCCCTTAAGATAAATATCGCAGACGCCGCCAAGCCTGCATGCAGGCCCTTCTGCTTCTGCAATGAACCCCACAACCTTTGTGATCCTTCCGCTTTCGGTTATTGGGCTGACCGCGTCGACGATCGAATGATAGGCTTCCAGATGTAATAATCCCATGTCTCGCCCGCTCAGCGCGCCCTTGTTCCTTCGTGAAGCAGAGCTCTCAGAGACTCTTCAACAGTCTGAAGCTGGCTTTCCATCCTGGCGTCAATATCCCCGAAATCGGTTTCAATAACGCATTCCCCCCGGCATATACCGTCTCCAGGTTCGAGAACGACAAGCCCCTTCCCTTTACTCAGGCCGGACACATCAAATCCAGCGTCGTTAATGACCTGAATATCCGAGGGATGAATCTTGACGTGGATCTCCTTCTGGTCGCCCACCTTTTTGAATGCCTCCCGCAACACCCGGAAGATGGTGGCATGATCTACAGAGACTTCATGACACACGATTTTTCTGGCTATCCTGAGGCCAAGTTCCACTGCCTCCCTTTCAGCATCCTGATAAAGTTCTTTTTTGGCAGCGTCGAGTTCCGCCAAAACCATGCGTAACGCCTTTAGGGTTTCTTTCAATTTTTCGTTTTGGGCTTCCTCGCCGACCTTCTGTCCCTCCACAAAACCTTTTGCATAGGCCTGTTTGCTGATCTCCTCTGATCTTGCCTCAATCGTCTCGATGGGATCTTCCGTATCTGTATCCTC is a window from the Deltaproteobacteria bacterium genome containing:
- the fliJ gene encoding flagellar export protein FliJ — translated: MEDALQKEFAKCKKELLLEEEKLARREKVIMQNLEALQEKQKAGVMVSDIILYDRYIKQISIDRDRNIHRIIELKNQLRQKMSALVEAMKDRKILDRLKEKELETYRRELDRKEQILMSEIAVSGFNLRKQPQ
- the fliI gene encoding flagellar protein export ATPase FliI; its protein translation is MGLLHLEAYHSIVDAVSPITESGRITKVVGFIAEAEGPACRLGGVCDIYLKGNALKVKAEVVGFRENRVLLMPFGDIRGIAPGGRVVAREQQAVIGVGEGFLGRIVDGLGNPIDNRGPVATKAMYPIYAKPMNPFLRKRIRQPLDLGIRAINGALTIGCGQRMGIFAGSGVGKSVLLGMIARNTSADVNVIALIGERGRELNEFIQRELGKEGLKRSVVVVATSDSPPLVRMRGIFVATTIAEYFRDMGKHVILMTDSVTRFAMAQREVGLAVGEPPTTKGYTPSVFTLLPQILERAGTCSGSGTITGLYTVLVEGDDMNEPVADAVRAILDGHIVLSRDLAAQNHYPAIDILNSVSRLMGDISSKAHKESVARLKEVLATYRKAEDLINIGAYAAGSNPKIDYAIKMIDQANGYLRQGIEERERFEDSIQKLCTMFENSS